Below is a genomic region from Castanea sativa cultivar Marrone di Chiusa Pesio chromosome 2, ASM4071231v1.
ATGTGGCTTTGCAAGCTTGGTTGAGGACTAGAAAAAATTGGACGAAAATTGTGCGTCAAGGGCCAACTAGGTTTGTTACTACTTTCATTGCCTTAGGGAGTCTTAAAGAACATAAGTATGACTTACAAGCATTGGTGACTAGcaaattttatgttgaatcaAGATATGCAAAAGATAAGAAAGTAAAGGCAGTGGTGAAAATCATTCTTGACAATCAATTTTGGAATGATTGTCGTGTAATTGTGCATATTATGTCACCATTGATTCGTTTATTACGCATTGTTGATTCTGATGAAAAACCAGCTATGGGTTATGTATATGATGGCATGTATAGAGTAATTGATGgaatcaaaaatttttttaaggacaaGAAGAGACTATGGGAGCCTTATGTTAATATTATCAAGGATCGTTGGGATAATCAATTCTATAGAGATATTCATGCTGCTGCTTATTGGTTGAATCATGCATTCCAATATGACTCATCTACTCTTAATAAGAGGCTAGAGACATAATCTGCTGTGACAGATGTTATTGAATTAAAAGTTTCAGTTGGCCGATTAAAGTTGGTGGAGGAATTAAGGCTATTTCGAGAGCGTGAACAAACTTTTGGAACCCAACTTGCTCAAGAATCAGCCAAGACATCTCAGCCGGGtaagatattatttactttagctaattatgttttaaagattatagctcttttttatatttttgggataagtatgtttattgattcattgtatctttgttttgtgttgtatATGGAACTTAGATGAGTGGTGGAAGTTGTTTGGATCTTGTGCTCCaaccttacaaaattttgcaattCGGATCCTTAGCCAAACAGCTGCCTCTTCGGGATGTGAGCGGAATTGGAGTGTTTTTGAACAAATACatagcaaaagaagaaatagattggAGCATCAACGATTTAATGATCTTGTGTATGTTCATTATAACTATCGATTGAAAGAaaggtatatattatataatctcTTTTAATTAACGTTGTTGAGGGAACATATGAGTGATTCACTAATTTGGTCTAGTGGGttctttgtgattgtgaaatataAGTGATTTGATTatcaattattcattatattcaTTTTGTGATATAGAGTCAAAAGGAAGAAGTTCAATTTTGATCCTATTGATTATGCAAGTATTGATAAAACTGAATTTTGGGTAGTGGAAGATGAGGAACCTCCATTTCTGGATCATGAGGAGATAGAGAATGCATTATATGAAGAGGAAGCTCATCCAATTGAAGAAGGGTCTTCTAGTCATGTACAAAGAGGTTAGCTTATAAGAATTCTTTGCCTATTTGCATATTTTAATTAgactatttatgatttatgataaATGATTATTAGAATCGTTATTTCATGTTTTGttctttggttttggaatttgtaTAGATATGGATAATGAAGTgattgaggatgatgatgacatcaatttggaatcatttggtgatgaagatgatgctcCTCCCggatttagagataaaaatcatCCTATTCctattgaagatgaagaagatgaggatgaggatgatgataatgatgctaGTGGTGGAGCATTTGGTTCACATGAtgatattgatttcaattttcttcataacaAATGATGCTTGAGTTTtcaaacttattagttgtttgtttgaaactttaaaacttatttgctatttggatgtaatgaacttatttgttatttgcCATTTGGATGTAAATATAATGactaatgaacttatttatttggttttgttgaaagtttattacgttaagcatgatttttttgtaatgtttttatgttaaattctttaaaaaatgttatatacttctttaaaaaatttattaattatttatataattatttatataatttaaataaataataattaaattatttatgacgtcaccGGTTCGACCTTAAAACAAGTAATTAGCTGCTTTTTCGATTCGTTCACcgtaccggtttttaaaaccatgctaaACACAGATACCCTACCAAacatgtgtttttgttttttaacacTAGTGAACATTAGTGTTTAAAATCGGTGACCAAATGGGCTCTCAATGTTTGTTGCAAGGACTGTTTGAGATAAACTAAGCAACATATGGCATACAAGTGCTTTGTAGTGTGACAAGTGGTTTGTAGTAATTAACCAAGTTATGTGTCGTATAGATTACAAGCTAATGGTTCTTCTCATCAGTATTCAATTTTTAGTAATCACATGCTTATCACGTTTAACAATATGTCCATGTGTTATAAACTTATTGGCTAGCATGATGAGTGAAATGCAGCTAAAGTTGTTAATACCATTACAACAGCTAATTAGTTAGAATTGGTTAGTGTAAGCTAATTAGTTACTTtatgttggagcattttaatattatggATTATGCTAACGGGTGCCCTTATGgtaatggttaacaatccattttatgaaagttttgacaccacttttaagAGAAATGgaaaaagctatcaaaatattaattgttttttttccctataaaaaactttctttgaatgaattgttaaccattgtcctaagggcattcgttagcatttccctaatattatttaattaaaataaataaatacgataatataaatataaagatatgAGAGTTAATATGGAAGATAAGGAGTAAgtaaaatgtttaatcccatattaaaaatgagagagactcttttattctttttaattgtggtgattaatgggctaatatgtATTGAATCAGATATTGGGCTAGATACATGCTTAAAAGGGAGGTGGAGGGAGGAGGTGCAAAATTATGGATCTAATTAATCAGACCAGGCTATTACTTAAATCTCTATCAATATTTCAACTTTAGTGATCTTCTGCAATCCTGCAGCCACACTTTTGGTGTGCCCAATTGCTCTAGCATGGCCACTCACCCAATCCCCATGACCCACGGGAGTTTCGGATAACTCCACCTCCACTGGCTCTGCCCAGGTCACCCAAGGAGGAGTTGCCAGAATTCAGCTTGGACCAGTTTTTGGAAGGGGGTACCACCACATCTAAATGGAAATTACAAGGTGTCTCAACCTTTCGTTTAAGCCAAGGTAAGCAAACTCAAAAGCTTTTTGGCTAACGTTTCTGCCATGAGAGGTCTTTGGATGGTATGGTCTCTAAAAATCACCCTATTCAGCTGAAGCCATAAACTCCACACTCCAAATGTGAAAACAACACCCCAACTGATGCTAAAAATGGACACCTAGTGTGAGGCACAATTAATTTGAAGCCAATTCGAGAGATTTGCACCATAGAATAAATTGGGGTTGGAGTTGGGGTTGGGGTTGGGGGAAGAAATCCCAAAAGGCCTAAGCTTGGGGACAGTCCCTCAGAGTATGGAGTATTGATTCCATTGTAGCACTACATACAGGGCAATAGAGGGGAATGCTTAAGCCTCTAGCAATAAGAACTTCTATTACTAGCATGCTTTTATAAAAACATTGCCATAAAAAAAACACCTGATTTTAGACAAGGTGATCATTTTCTAAACCCAGTTACCTGTAAAAAGATCACAATAGGGAGTGTCATTAGCCATGCAAGCCAAATTATAAGCTTCTTTGAGATCAAAATTACCACTGGGTGAAGAAGCCCAAGAGATATGATCCACACTAGTTGCTGCCAAAGGAAAATGAGTGGCTTTGATTTTTTGGCTTAGGGTGGAAGGGAGAATAGAAAAAACTCAGTCCAAAACCTGAGTTGAATAACATCTTTTAAAAGAAGAGATTCCTCTCCTTTTTGGAAAGGACCTATAACAAGGCTTCTCAATGGCTTATTACTCAACCATTGATCATGCCAAATTAAACAGTAGAATGTTTATTATTACTTGAATGTCATGGACACACCCACACATCAAGATGTGCCAATTAGTTGAGGTACAAGCTATGAGAAAGTCCGTAAACACAAAGAAAATTGACTATAATTCCAAACTCGACTGATGTGACAAATTAttagtggtaagtaaaaaagtgattaTAGGTCTAAATaagaatcaataaaaacttattaacttaactattgtgaaaaaatgaaatgttaatCAATAGCCTAAGACATTGGTTTAAGAGTTATTTTTAGTTTAGATGACATTTTCTTTTGTGCGCTGAAATATGAAATTTTGCTCACCTATTGGCTTaacacaaatttcaaaattgttgtAAATGGTTGGGCCTATTTTTCTACAAAgctaaaattgttaaaataacatgaaaaatctcattatttttatttaattagaatttattttagtgttctaattttatattcattcaatttaattctttaaatttcaaaagTATTTAATTTTACCTACATTGCTACAACAGACAGCAATATAGTATAGGGCTGTGTACGTGAGCtgaaagctatttttttttttattctacctcagtttattatattatttgtttgtttctttattttttgtttttttttttatttcttttatctcACCTCCGTCTTAACTCTCACCTCTCTGTCTCACCGCAGTCGGCCTACCCGAAGCTCAACGTCACCGGCACACGGCCTTGACCCACTCCGTTGAACCAAGCCGCTGACCCACTCCGTCGACCCACGCCGCAAACGCATCTCGAAGTCTCTGCTCTGACCTTGCCGTCACAGACCCACGACAAGAgctcctcctcttcctcctcctcccagCTAGTAAGTCTTTCaaactctcactctcactctctctacccCACCTCTCGCTTGCCTCGATTCTAAATCGGAATTGTAGATGAATCGGAATCATTGTGGGTCTgtgatataaataaaagaaacattgGAAACAAACCTTAGATAATAAAAACATTAGAAAGTAGTATATTGTTGTAGAATGTGATATATTGCTGAGAATGGGTCTGtgactgctttttttttttgccgcgGTTTTGGTATTCCCAActtgtttaattaataaatttattaatatttaattatttattttaaaattataaaagcgctaattaaaaaaaaaaaaaacctgaaccCCGTCGTCTCTGGAACATACCCCAAACCCCTAACCCTACGAGCCGACTAAGAGAGAGAGGACTTTGGACTGTTGGTTTCCGCCACAAACCTTACCTGACCGTATTTCTTCATTTCAAAGCCCAAAACTGCATACAATCTCTGTAAGTTGTTATCATTACTATTTGTTTAGTTAGTTTGCTGGGTTATtactttgtttggttgctgaggaGTTGAAGGAAAGTAAGTGAAGGAGaaacttttgggatttttttggCTGTTGTTTGTGGCCCTCTATGTGTTTCCAGTTTCAATTGGTTTTCTACTTtctttctcagcaaccaaacactGAAAACCCATTTCAAGTTTCTGTTTCTTCTGAGCTAGGCAGACGACGTTGTTACTTGTTAAttggtttttggattttttttttttttttggtttaaaaacgtttttataattttattaaaaaccgcagttaattttttttgagaaatatgaTAGGATCTCATTCATTCtcaattttacttttatgtctAGCGACGTCGTTTAAGttacaacataaaataaaaaccctataAAGCTTTGCTCcccaaaaacaccaaaacaacAACCCACACACACT
It encodes:
- the LOC142624913 gene encoding uncharacterized protein LOC142624913 codes for the protein MAVARWMYDACIPINAVNSSYYQPMLNAVASYGPRYRGPNYHALRVPLLREAKREVQLIVDSHRSYWVDTGCTIMNAINLSNLFDEIVNWVGPANIVHLVTDNVANYVAAGRILCGKYRNISWSPCAAHCLNLIFKEIEKMDHVAKLAKRASKITVFIYNHVALQAWLRTRKNWTKIVRQGPTRFVTTFIALGSLKEHKYDLQALVTSKFYVESRYAKDKKVKAVVKIILDNQFWNDCRVIVHIMSPLIRLLRIVDSDEKPAMGYVYDGMYRVIDGIKNFFKDKKRLWEPYVNIIKDHVIELKVSVGRLKLVEELRLFREREQTFGTQLAQESAKTSQPDEWWKLFGSCAPTLQNFAIRILSQTAASSGCERNWSVFEQIHSKRRNRLEHQRFNDLVYVHYNYRLKERVKRKKFNFDPIDYASIDKTEFWVVEDEEPPFLDHEEIENALYEEEAHPIEEGSSSHVQRDDAPPGFRDKNHPIPIEDEEDEDEDDDNDASGGAFGSHDDIDFNFLHNK